One window of Triticum dicoccoides isolate Atlit2015 ecotype Zavitan chromosome 5A, WEW_v2.0, whole genome shotgun sequence genomic DNA carries:
- the LOC119297761 gene encoding probable inactive purple acid phosphatase 29 produces the protein MPRLGFRRSLPSLSLMPLLVLFVAVGAAGKGDGGLRFQREGGTFKVLQVADMHYADGRSTRCRDVLPTQRAGCSDLNTTAFLYRLLRAEDPDLVVFTGDNIFGENSTDAAKSMDAAIAPAIAMKLPWAAVLGNHDQEGTLSREGVMRHLVGMKNTLARFNPQGVEIDGYGNYNLEVAGVEGTLLANKSVLNMYFLDSGDYSTVPSIHGYGWIKASQEAWFRQTSSSLQQNYTGGQPRQKEPAPGLAYFHIPLPEFNNFTASNFTGVKQEKGISSASINSGFFNTMVEAGDVKAAFVGHDHLNDFCGKLTGIQLCYAGGFGYHAYGMAGWSRRARVVSVQLEKAASGEWQGVKSEVQLERLDDQHLTTIDSEVLWKRSSNS, from the exons ATGCCCCGCCTCGGCTTCCGGCGCTCTCTTCCGTCACTGTCGTTGATgcccctcctcgtcctcttcgtcgCGGTGGGTGCGGCGGGGAAGGGCGACGGCGGGCTGCGGTTCCAGCGGGAGGGCGGCACGTTCAAGGTGCTGCAGGTGGCGGACATGCACTACGCGGACGGGCGGAGCACACGGTGCAGGGACGTGCTGCCCACGCAGCGCGCCGGCTGCTCCGACCTCAACACCACCGCcttcctctaccgcctcctccgcgcCGAGGACCCCGACCTCGTCGTCTTCACCG GTGATAACATTTTTGGTGAGAATTCAACCGATGCGGCCAAGTCGATGGATGCGGCGATCGCTCCGGCCATTGCCATGAAACTTCCCTGGGCTGCTGTGCTCGGCAACCATGACCAAGAGGGTACGCTGTCGCGCGAGGGTGTGATGCGCCACCTTGTAGGCATGAAGAACACCCTTGCACGCTTCAATCCACAAGGAGTAGAAATCGATGGCTACGGAAACTATAATTTGGAGGTTGCAGGGGTTGAAGGAACACTGCTGGCTAACAAATCAGTGCTCAACATGTATTTTCTTGATAGTGGTGACTATTCCACTGTGCCATCGATCCATGGCTATGGTTGGATCAAGGCATCACAGGAAGCTTGGTTCAGGCAAACCTCTTCGAGTCTCCAG CAAAACTATACGGGTGGACAACCCAGACAGAAGGAGCCAGCACCTGGTCTTGCTTACTTCCACATTCCCTTGCCGGAGTTTAACAACTTTACGGCATCCAATTTCACAGGAGTAAAGCAGGAGAAGGGTATCAGCTCGGCGTCGATCAACTCCGGCTTCTTTAACACCATGGTGGAAGCTGGAGATGTGAAGGCTGCCTTTGTAGGACATGATCACTTAAATGACTTCTGTGGTAAGCTCACTGGTATTCAGCTGTGCTATGCTGGTGGTTTCGGTTACCATGCGTATGGCATGGCCGGGTGGTCAAGGAGAGCAAGGGTGGTGTCTGTGCAACTTGAGAAGGCAGCGAGCGGCGAGTGGCAAGGCGTGAAGTCTGAGGTGCAACTTGAGAGGCTTGATGATCAACATCTCACCACAATTGACTCTGAGGTGCTATGGAAAAGAAGCTCTAATAGTTGA